A window of Xiphophorus hellerii strain 12219 chromosome 19, Xiphophorus_hellerii-4.1, whole genome shotgun sequence contains these coding sequences:
- the cdc25b gene encoding M-phase inducer phosphatase 2 isoform X1, producing MEPRFGSASPQSVAFKSRPNAIPGLSSLNLPDVSGRSSHCRNLFSPGPATVLSPVTNLALDMNNLAGLGSQSDTPKRRNHPPLEKVPSFASDVSSDAGLGLDLPSPVDGEVEDTFEKAIQQSRRVFNEKKPIRRINSLPPQLLGFSPALKGQETDSDRYGIFGQQPQQMKPSVSQFDNKENMPEEFFEFKKPSKPVSRCRGRSFNGGHLKDAFAARPSSAPALMLSSPPPIQQLEYDSSPVFLRRSSLTSSLNDDEDDGFLDYDNMADDSGMPTGMVSLLTAPLVADNTGEDSPIVRCRPRNLFRSPSMPSPVSRPAVKRPDCPADENTPVRVKRRRSVAGTPLTKLDQSPESPRTSCSLLQRSKSFCHAEIEKLLDKSDGSNELIGDFTKPFVLPTVDGKHQDLKYITSEMMVAALTGQFDHLVDQVIVIDCRYPYEFEGGHIKGALNLHQEDQVEDFLFKTPIIPSSTEKRVVIVFHCEFSSERGPRMCRFVRERDRAVNVYPNLHYPELYILKGGYKDFFPFFQTQCEPQSYRPMHHEDFKDDLRKFRLKSRTWAGERSKRDMYCRLKKW from the exons ATGGAGCCCCGTTTCGGCAGTGCTAGCCCGCAAAGCGTCGCTTTCAAAAGCAGGCCCAATGCGATCCCCGGGCTTTCCTCGCTTAATCTCCCCGACGTCAGCGGAAGGAGTTCGCACTGCAGGAATCTGTTCTCCCCCGGACCAGCGACCGTGTTGTCTCCGGTCACCAATTTGGCTCTGGACATGAACAATTTAGCAGGCCTTGGAAG CCAATCTGATACCCCGAAAAGGAGAAATCATCCCCCCCTGGAGAAGGTTCCTTCTTTCGCCTCAGACGTCTCATCTGATGCTG GCCTTGGCTTAGATCTTCCTAGTCCTGTGGATGGGGAAGTGGAAGACAC gTTTGAAAAAGCCATTCAGCAGTCACGGCGAGTTTTCAACGa GAAGAAGCCAATTAGAAGAATCAACTCATTGCCA CCCCAGCTCCTGGGCTTCAGTCCGGCTCTGAAAGGACAGGAGACGGATTCCGATCGCTACGGAATATTTGGCCAGCAGCCTCAACAAATGAAGCCCTCCGTCTCTCAGTTTGACAACAAGGAGAACATGCCAGAG GAGTTCTTTGAATTCAAGAAACCATCCAAGCCCGTGTCTCGGTGTCGCGGGCGTTCCTTCAACGGAGGACATTTAAAGGACGCCTTCGCCGCCCGTCCTAGCTCCGCTCCAGCTCTCATG CTCTCTTCACCTCCGCCAATCCAGCAGCTTGAATACGATTCAAGCCCCGTTTTCCTGAGGCGCTCCTCCCTGACCTCCTCTCTGAACGACGACGAAGACGACGGCTTTTTGGATTATGACAACATGGCG GATGATTCTGGGATGCCAACAGGAATGGTGAGCTTGCTCACTGCGCCACTTGTGGCTGACAATACAGGAGAGGACTCT CCCATCGTCCGGTGTCGGCCACGGAACTTGTTTCGGTCGCCCTCCATGCCCAGCCCGGTGTCCCGCCCCGCCGTGAAGCGTCCCGACTGCCCTGCCGATGAAAACACTCCTGTGAGGGTGAAGAGGCGGCGGAGCGTCGCGGGAACACCTTTAACCAAGCTGGACCAAAGTCCAGAATCTCCAAGAACG AGTTGTTCGCTGCTCCAACGGTCCAAGTCCTTCTGTCACGCAGAGATCGAGAAGCTTCTGGACAAGTCGGACGGCTCCAATGAGCTGATCGGAGACTTCACTAAG CCTTTCGTTCTTCCAACGGTGGACGGAAAACATCAAGACCTCAAGTACATTACCTCAGAAATG ATGGTGGCAGCTCTCACCGGCCAGTTTGATCACCTCGTAGATCAGGTCATCGTCATAGACTGCCGCTACCCCTACGAGTTTGAAGGCGGACACATCAAG GGGGCTTTGAACCTGCACCAAGAAGACCAAGTGGAGGATTTCCTCTTCAAGACCCCCATCATCCCCTCCTCCACAGAGAAGCGAGTTGTCATTGTCTTCCACTGCGAGTTCTCGTCGGAGCGCGGCCCTCGAATGTGCCGCTTCGTCAGGGAACGGGACCGCGCCGTCAACGTGTATCCCAATCTCCACTACCCCGAGCTTTACATCCTCAAGGGCGGATACAAAGACTTCTTCCCTTTTTTCCAG ACCCAGTGTGAGCCCCAGTCCTACCGGCCGATGCACCACGAAGACTTCAAGGACGACCTGAGGAAATTCCGCCTGAAAAGTCGCACCTGGGCCGGAGAGCGCAGCAAGCGGGACATGTACTGCCGCCTGAAGAAATGGTGA
- the cdc25b gene encoding M-phase inducer phosphatase 2 isoform X2: MEPRFGSASPQSVAFKSRPNAIPGLSSLNLPDVSGRSSHCRNLFSPGPATVLSPVTNLALDMNNLAGLGSQSDTPKRRNHPPLEKVPSFASDVSSDAGLGLDLPSPVDGEVEDTFEKAIQQSRRVFNEKKPIRRINSLPPQLLGFSPALKGQETDSDRYGIFGQQPQQMKPSVSQFDNKENMPEEFFEFKKPSKPVSRCRGRSFNGGHLKDAFAARPSSAPALMLSSPPPIQQLEYDSSPVFLRRSSLTSSLNDDEDDGFLDYDNMADDSGMPTGMVSLLTAPLVADNTGEDSPIVRCRPRNLFRSPSMPSPVSRPAVKRPDCPADENTPVRVKRRRSVAGTPLTKLDQSPESPRTSCSLLQRSKSFCHAEIEKLLDKSDGSNELIGDFTKPFVLPTVDGKHQDLKYITSEMMVAALTGQFDHLVDQVIVIDCRYPYEFEGGHIKGALNLHQEDQVEDFLFKTPIIPSSTEKRVVIVFHCEFSSERGPRMCRFVRERDRAVNVYPNLHYPELYILKGGYKDFFPFFPDPV, encoded by the exons ATGGAGCCCCGTTTCGGCAGTGCTAGCCCGCAAAGCGTCGCTTTCAAAAGCAGGCCCAATGCGATCCCCGGGCTTTCCTCGCTTAATCTCCCCGACGTCAGCGGAAGGAGTTCGCACTGCAGGAATCTGTTCTCCCCCGGACCAGCGACCGTGTTGTCTCCGGTCACCAATTTGGCTCTGGACATGAACAATTTAGCAGGCCTTGGAAG CCAATCTGATACCCCGAAAAGGAGAAATCATCCCCCCCTGGAGAAGGTTCCTTCTTTCGCCTCAGACGTCTCATCTGATGCTG GCCTTGGCTTAGATCTTCCTAGTCCTGTGGATGGGGAAGTGGAAGACAC gTTTGAAAAAGCCATTCAGCAGTCACGGCGAGTTTTCAACGa GAAGAAGCCAATTAGAAGAATCAACTCATTGCCA CCCCAGCTCCTGGGCTTCAGTCCGGCTCTGAAAGGACAGGAGACGGATTCCGATCGCTACGGAATATTTGGCCAGCAGCCTCAACAAATGAAGCCCTCCGTCTCTCAGTTTGACAACAAGGAGAACATGCCAGAG GAGTTCTTTGAATTCAAGAAACCATCCAAGCCCGTGTCTCGGTGTCGCGGGCGTTCCTTCAACGGAGGACATTTAAAGGACGCCTTCGCCGCCCGTCCTAGCTCCGCTCCAGCTCTCATG CTCTCTTCACCTCCGCCAATCCAGCAGCTTGAATACGATTCAAGCCCCGTTTTCCTGAGGCGCTCCTCCCTGACCTCCTCTCTGAACGACGACGAAGACGACGGCTTTTTGGATTATGACAACATGGCG GATGATTCTGGGATGCCAACAGGAATGGTGAGCTTGCTCACTGCGCCACTTGTGGCTGACAATACAGGAGAGGACTCT CCCATCGTCCGGTGTCGGCCACGGAACTTGTTTCGGTCGCCCTCCATGCCCAGCCCGGTGTCCCGCCCCGCCGTGAAGCGTCCCGACTGCCCTGCCGATGAAAACACTCCTGTGAGGGTGAAGAGGCGGCGGAGCGTCGCGGGAACACCTTTAACCAAGCTGGACCAAAGTCCAGAATCTCCAAGAACG AGTTGTTCGCTGCTCCAACGGTCCAAGTCCTTCTGTCACGCAGAGATCGAGAAGCTTCTGGACAAGTCGGACGGCTCCAATGAGCTGATCGGAGACTTCACTAAG CCTTTCGTTCTTCCAACGGTGGACGGAAAACATCAAGACCTCAAGTACATTACCTCAGAAATG ATGGTGGCAGCTCTCACCGGCCAGTTTGATCACCTCGTAGATCAGGTCATCGTCATAGACTGCCGCTACCCCTACGAGTTTGAAGGCGGACACATCAAG GGGGCTTTGAACCTGCACCAAGAAGACCAAGTGGAGGATTTCCTCTTCAAGACCCCCATCATCCCCTCCTCCACAGAGAAGCGAGTTGTCATTGTCTTCCACTGCGAGTTCTCGTCGGAGCGCGGCCCTCGAATGTGCCGCTTCGTCAGGGAACGGGACCGCGCCGTCAACGTGTATCCCAATCTCCACTACCCCGAGCTTTACATCCTCAAGGGCGGATACAAAGACTTCTTCCCTTTTTT TCCAGACCCAGTGTGA